AATGACCAACTGACTTAAACTTAGGACGTGCACACTACTCTAGCCAACCGGCATAAGGGCCGGGTAAGCAGCGAGGACAAACACACCGCCCTTAACTGCCCTAAAATGCTCAAAACAGATGCAGGAAAATAAGTAGCATAATTTTGTGTTTGGGACGGACAAACCTGTATTCTGAGCTGGGTTGGGGATAAGAACCAGAGTCCAAAAACAAGGAAGTAGTGTTTCTCTCTTGATGTGGGAATCCAATTCCAGGAGGCCTTGAAGAAGGTGAGTGATGATGATAGAGGAAAGGGTAAGGGTGGGAAtcagaggaggagagagaagagagcgaTGAGGAAAGGGAATGAAAAGCTGCAGGACTTGGAGAAGCAGAACAAGCGTTGATTTTGGTGGTACTTGTTGAAGTGTTTGATgactttggtgttgaaattggTGGTGTTTTGAGAACTTCCACAGGCTTTCTTGAACGGTTTTTCCCTCTGTGCATGTGCCTCTCGCAGTATTTCGAATCcagaaacgcctcttttgagcaCCTCCATTTTTTCCCATCTGTTCTTCTGCACCTTCCTGGCTCTGGgtctatttttcttcctaatccCATCTGGAAACAGTTCCATCCAACTGCAAGAAAAAACCCACAACTCAAAACTTCAAAGTTCCATTCTTATCACAAAACCCACAAATATTATGCACTCAAAACTTCAAAGTTCCATTTCTTTTACAAAACCCAGAAATAATATGCACTCAAAAGTATAAAGTTCCCTTCATTTTAGattgagagagggagagaagctTACTGTGAGGAGGGTGGTGAGAGAAGATCTTTGGAGGGAGAGGGGAGTCCAAGCTGCAGGAGCTTCTTTTGAGGGAGAAGAGGAGATCAGGAGGGATGGAGATTCCAGAAACCATGTACTTGTAGATAAGAGCTTGGTGCTCAAGCTCCTGCCACTGAGATGGAGTGAAAGGAAACCTGCCGCTTCTTCCAGTGCTACTCAtactattttttaattatttcccAAAtcagaaggaaggaaggaagagagagcaGAAAACCAGAAACTTGGTTTTCAAAGAAACCAAagacagagagaaagaaaagatgaaacCTGAGACTGCTAATAGGTATATTTATTTTCAGATTTCAGAGTGCAGAAacaaagaagagagaagggttagagagatagagagggagaggagagagaggagagttgCTAATAGGTATATTTATTTTCAGGGACCATTTAGCTGCAGAATCTTCTGTACATGGATAAAACTAATGGTTCTGAATTCTGATTACGGTACTGCCGCTGCTGCCTCTGCTGCTTGCCATTGCCATTTCCCCacctcccctctctctcctctctcctctctctctgacTCTGCAAATATTATGACTGCACCTCTGTTGCTACTGACTCTGCATCTAAGCTGCTGCAGCTGTGGCAGCTCTTGTCTCTGACAACTCTACGGAAATGCATAAACTAAAGCCAAGTGAATATGTAAACAAATCAATATTATTAGTACAAAAATCATTATTATTAGTACAAAAATCATGTTTTCTTCATAattactttttctttcttttgcattcctgtttatttattatttttatttattcagtTTAAAAGCTAAAATTAATAGACGAAGAAAACAAGTTGTTAATTAATTGCATCTtttagaaaaaagaaataatttttattacaaGCAATATTATATGTCACTATTTATACTATAAAAAAGGAGTATGTTTGAATTCGGGACgaaataaattgaaaagaaagatACTGATTACTAAAATAATCCACCTGTGCCCGAGAAATGAACATTCTTCATTCAAGCATACTGTAGTTTCACATACCAAGAAGTAATTCGTTAAAGAAAGTGAAAAATCTCAACGCACACGTTAAGATGCGAGTAGCAAAGTATTTTCCTTAATATGATTatctctagagagagagagagagagagagagagagagagagagagagagttggtgTGTGCATGTCCGGGTGGTCAGATCAGAGATTGTACGGTGTTGTTGGGGCTTTTACTGCAGCTACTAAcccttttacttttattttcttctgtTCCTTTACCTCAGAGAGAGTCAGAGTCGGAGAGACCCACTTACAATCTGGCCATTCTCTATTTCGGAAATTTAGAAAAACCCCAGTGATTCAGATTTCAGAGCGGCAGGACCGCTTCTGGCTTCTGATTTCTCTCATCAAACACACCATCACCTCACCTCACTTTACTTATTAcccccttctttcttctttcttctttctttcttttttttctttttcttttcttcaattttattgtgatattttttatagttttatgcttttgcttttgtttcaaaCACACCATCACCtcaccttgttttttttttttcgaagttttaacgaaaaatctacagtattgttcattttaaagaaaaatcacatttttacgttaaaaagtcaaacctgatactattcattttaccctttattttgtcattatcgttaaaactcaaagctttcaagttattttcattatttttattttttttggacaacTTCAGtcatttacttatttttttgGCTGAAATACCAAGTTTTCAATaaaggacttggattctctggcctcccaattcggtgccctccctgtgccctcctgtttgtgtggtcacggttaagccacgtcaatattttatattactattttttttgtcttattatttttataaaaaacaatataaaatgttagcatggattaaccgtgaccacataaaacaggagggcacagaAGGGCACCGAAATAGGAGGGCAAAGAATCCAAGTCCTTCAATAAATGGGGTTTTCAGGCATATGGCAGACCCATGATATGATACAAGTAGCAGGACATTGTATACAGACTAAatattagggaactttaacgaaaagctcctggtactgttcactttaacgaaaaaccacattttaacactaaaaagtcaatcttggtactattcactttatcctttattttgtccttatcgttaaaactcaaagttttcaagcccttttcattagttttccttaaatattaacatctatttttattttatttttttattgtaggaagaaaataagaaatgaaactcattttttataaaaaataaataaatgtaagACCTTACCCAAACCCAAAGGATGGCATACCACTAACATGCAatatcaattttttatttttcctttctttttatttttatttttttgtcaagcGATAGGTTTGTTAGATTAAAAAGTTGACAGAGTTCAAATTCACACCTGAAGGTAAGGGCAACACTCCTCATCACAACTGTATAGTATAGCCACttgctatttatttttattttctgaacTCTGAATTGGTCTCTCCATACAGGTTACTGTCCAACCCAATGAAACTGTGGAGCATGCAAGTTGAGAGACGATGACTCTTTAACAGTAGACGACTGATTCTCTGATTACATCACCAA
Above is a window of Malus sylvestris chromosome 15, drMalSylv7.2, whole genome shotgun sequence DNA encoding:
- the LOC126601145 gene encoding growth-regulating factor 1-like isoform X1, encoding MSSTGRSGRFPFTPSQWQELEHQALIYKYMVSGISIPPDLLFSLKRSSCSLDSPLPPKIFSHHPPHIGWNCFQMGLGRKIDPEPGRCRRTDGKKWRCSKEAFLDSKYCERHMHRGKNRSRKPVEVLKTPPISTPKSSNTSTSTTKINACSASPSPAAFHSLSSSLSSLSSSDSHPYPFLYHHHSPSSRPPGIGFPHQERNTTSLFLDSGSYPQPSSEYRNRYAYGMKEEVDEHAFFSEPSGTVRGFSGSSSMDDSWQFTPLTISNSSSSKQRSCSAFQSDQQDQQLRSIKHQKQDHHQQQQHYYAMDRNEGSQKTVHRFFDEWPPKDKDSWLDLDDKSSNSGSVSTTRLSISIPTSGHDFPVFTSRHHNND
- the LOC126601145 gene encoding growth-regulating factor 1-like isoform X2, whose product is MSSTGRSGRFPFTPSQWQELEHQALIYKYMVSGISIPPDLLFSLKRSSCSLDSPLPPKIFSHHPPHIGWNCFQMGLGRKIDPEPGRCRRTDGKKWRCSKEAFLDSKYCERHMHRGKNRSRKPVEVLKTPPISTPKSSNTSTSTTKINACSASPSPAAFHSLSSSLSSLSSSDSHPYPFLYHHHSPSSRPPGIGFPHQERNTTSLFLDSGSYPQPSSEYRYAYGMKEEVDEHAFFSEPSGTVRGFSGSSSMDDSWQFTPLTISNSSSSKQRSCSAFQSDQQDQQLRSIKHQKQDHHQQQQHYYAMDRNEGSQKTVHRFFDEWPPKDKDSWLDLDDKSSNSGSVSTTRLSISIPTSGHDFPVFTSRHHNND